Proteins from one Ricinus communis isolate WT05 ecotype wild-type chromosome 9, ASM1957865v1, whole genome shotgun sequence genomic window:
- the LOC8267540 gene encoding GATA transcription factor 29 has protein sequence MDSGAGRSISFYNVNDDSGNYEVDLTLKLGLPNEDNNQSHLRQQVDRNPTTSDLSNLNFSGPYSTTAAAHHQEAPNSYGVVSGGGQANMNLVNRENAAAMNYGMVNHGGNGVMMGNIGNNPDIGEQNFNLTDSQIAWLRQNYMNSTNHHRYGGGAEGSVVGIPISSPNYFNAPIHTMNDYTLLDSTPRRVAHMEDVGGSSSINFRRRDSRRQRAGSYNDPTKRCTNYNCNTNDTPMWRKGPLGPKTLCNACGIKYRKEVEKRRAKEAASSSNGT, from the exons ATGGATTCAGGAGCAGGTAGATCAATTTCATTTTACAATGTCAATGATGATTCAGGAAATTATGAGGTGGACCTGACCCTGAAACTAGGTTTACCAAATGAAGATAACAATCAATCCCATCTTAGGCAACAAGTTGATCGTAACCCCACAACCTCTGATCTTTCCAATCTTAACTTTAGTGGCCCTTATAGTACTACCGCTGCTGCTCATCATCAg GAAGCACCAAATAGCTATGGCGTGGTCAGTGGAGGAGGTCAAGCCAACATGAATCTGGTTAATAGAGAGAATGCTGCAGCAATGAACTATGGAATGGTTAACCATGGAGGCAATGGTG TGATGATGGGAAATATAGGAAACAACCCAGATATTGGTGAGCAAAACTTCAACTTGACTGACAGCCAAATTGCATGGTTACGACAGAATTATATGAATTCAACCAATCATCACCGATATGGGGGAGGAGCAGAAGGGTCTGTTGTAGGAATTCCTATAAGCAGtcctaattattttaatgctCCAATACATACTATGAATGACTATACACTCCTAGACAGCACTCCTAGAAGGGTTGCTCATATGGAAGATGTTGGAGGCTcttcttctattaattttcGTAGGAGAGATTCAAGAAGACAACGTGCTGGAAGCTATAATGATCCTACTAAGAGGTGCACTAACTACAACTGTAATACCAATGATACTCCTATGTGGCGCAAAGGTCCCCTTGGTCCCAAG ACATTGTGCAATGCCTGCGGGATTAAGTATAGGAAAGAAGTGGAGAAAAGAAGAGCCAAAGAAGCAGCAAGTAGCTCAAATGGTACTTGA